A region from the Cryptosporangium arvum DSM 44712 genome encodes:
- a CDS encoding DNA polymerase Y family protein, whose amino-acid sequence MAAVWAPDWPVVAAAVSADVPLHLPIAVLAANRVVACSEVARADGVRRGQRRRDAQALCPELVLLDDDPDRDARAFEPVVAAIEELSPGVEIVRPGLCAFRVRGPARYFGSEPAVAERVVDTVAAQTGVETAVGIAEGVFAAALAARHGGIVPPGDTPAFLAPLDLAVLASSGLTTGDHLDLVSLMRRLGIRTVGAFAALPAQDVLARFGPDGAAAHRLARGLEPRPLVARLPPVDLSARREIDPPAERVDTVAFVARTLAEEFAERLATHGLACTRLVIEAVTANGEELSRTWRHDGVLGVGDIADRVRWQLDGWLTGRAREDRPTAGVTLVRLAPEDVVEHGGAQLGLWGDTGADDERAHRALTRVQGLLGPEAVVTPVLGGGRDPESRVRYVAWRDAREPSLPLEPPWPGQLPPPAPATVPSSSPPVSVVGPDGEAVGVTGRHALTGLPARVSLGNGPGRSVLAWAGPWPADERWWSPVQARRRAWMQVVLDGEEPSAFLLALESGSWLLAGVYD is encoded by the coding sequence GTGGCGGCGGTCTGGGCGCCGGACTGGCCGGTGGTCGCGGCGGCGGTGAGCGCTGATGTTCCGTTGCATCTGCCGATCGCGGTGCTGGCCGCGAACCGGGTGGTGGCCTGCTCCGAGGTGGCCCGCGCGGACGGTGTTCGCCGCGGTCAGCGTCGCCGTGATGCGCAGGCGCTCTGTCCTGAGCTCGTGCTGCTCGACGACGATCCCGATCGGGACGCGCGGGCCTTCGAGCCGGTGGTCGCGGCGATCGAGGAGTTGTCGCCGGGCGTCGAGATCGTGCGTCCGGGCCTGTGTGCTTTTCGGGTGCGGGGGCCGGCTCGCTACTTCGGGTCCGAGCCGGCCGTCGCCGAGCGGGTCGTCGACACGGTCGCCGCGCAGACCGGGGTGGAAACCGCGGTCGGCATCGCCGAGGGGGTCTTCGCGGCCGCGCTGGCCGCCCGCCACGGCGGTATCGTGCCGCCGGGCGACACGCCGGCGTTCCTCGCCCCGCTCGACCTCGCGGTCCTCGCCTCATCCGGCCTCACGACCGGAGACCACCTCGACCTCGTCAGCCTGATGCGACGCCTCGGCATCCGCACCGTCGGCGCGTTCGCCGCCCTTCCGGCCCAGGACGTGCTGGCCCGCTTCGGGCCCGACGGTGCCGCCGCCCACCGGCTGGCCCGTGGCCTCGAACCCCGTCCTCTGGTGGCCCGCCTCCCGCCGGTCGACCTCTCGGCCCGCCGGGAGATCGATCCGCCGGCCGAGCGGGTCGACACGGTCGCGTTCGTCGCCCGGACGCTCGCCGAGGAGTTCGCCGAAAGGCTCGCCACGCACGGGCTGGCCTGCACCCGGCTGGTGATCGAAGCGGTCACCGCCAACGGCGAGGAGCTGAGCCGCACCTGGCGGCACGACGGTGTCCTGGGCGTCGGTGACATCGCCGACCGGGTCCGCTGGCAGCTCGACGGGTGGCTGACCGGCCGGGCCCGCGAGGACCGTCCGACCGCGGGCGTCACCCTGGTGCGGCTGGCCCCGGAGGACGTCGTCGAGCACGGCGGCGCCCAGCTGGGCCTCTGGGGCGACACCGGCGCCGACGACGAGCGTGCGCACCGGGCGCTGACCCGTGTGCAGGGCCTGCTCGGCCCGGAAGCCGTGGTGACGCCGGTCCTCGGCGGCGGCCGCGACCCGGAGAGCCGGGTCCGGTACGTCGCCTGGCGCGACGCGCGGGAGCCGTCGCTGCCCCTCGAACCACCGTGGCCGGGGCAACTCCCCCCGCCTGCTCCGGCCACGGTGCCTTCTTCGTCGCCGCCGGTCAGCGTCGTCGGGCCTGACGGCGAGGCGGTCGGCGTCACCGGCCGTCACGCGCTCACCGGCCTCCCGGCCCGGGTGAGCCTGGGCAACGGCCCGGGGCGCAGCGTGCTGGCCTGGGCCGGTCCCTGGCCGGCCGACGAGCGCTGGTGGAGCCCGGTGCAGGCCCGGCGGCGGGCCTGGATGCAGGTGGTGCTCGACGGGGAGGAACCGTCGGCGTTCCTGCTGGCGCTGGAGAGCGGCTCCTGGCTGCTGGCGGGGGTGTACGACTGA
- the dxr gene encoding 1-deoxy-D-xylulose-5-phosphate reductoisomerase, whose protein sequence is MSSREVVLLGSTGSIGTQALDVIRRNRDRFRVVGLAGGGAQVGLLAAQALEFGVDAVAVARASTAQDLQLAFYAEAQRRGWSEGKFALPKILAGPDAAADLAAWPLGENGLVLNGITGSIGLAPTLAALTAGRTLALANKESLVAGGPLVRALAKPGQIVPVDSEHSALAQCLRGGAASEVRKLILTASGGPFRGRSRAELSGVTVDDALAHPTWSMGPVVTINSATMVNKALEVIEAHELFGLPYEKLDVVVHPQSLVHSMVEFVDGSTLAQVSPPDMRLPIALGLAWPDRVPEAAAAVDWTKAASWTFEPLDDDAFPAVRLAREVGAAGGCLPAIYNAANEECVAAFIAGVLPFTGIVDTVRSVVESAEKAGGQLLDEPGSVEDVLSAERWARSEAVTAVSAVEGSR, encoded by the coding sequence ATGAGTTCGCGCGAGGTAGTCCTCCTCGGCAGCACCGGCTCGATCGGAACCCAGGCCCTCGACGTGATCCGCCGGAACCGTGACCGGTTCCGCGTGGTCGGTCTGGCCGGCGGGGGCGCCCAGGTCGGACTGCTGGCCGCCCAGGCACTGGAGTTCGGGGTCGACGCCGTCGCGGTCGCCAGAGCGAGCACCGCCCAGGATCTGCAGCTGGCGTTCTACGCCGAAGCCCAGCGTCGCGGTTGGAGCGAGGGCAAGTTCGCGCTGCCGAAGATCCTCGCCGGTCCGGACGCCGCGGCCGATCTGGCGGCCTGGCCGCTGGGAGAGAACGGTCTGGTGCTCAACGGCATCACCGGCTCGATCGGCCTCGCGCCGACGCTCGCCGCGTTGACCGCCGGTCGGACGCTCGCGCTGGCCAACAAGGAGTCGCTGGTTGCCGGGGGGCCGCTGGTGCGTGCCCTGGCCAAACCGGGGCAGATCGTGCCGGTCGACAGCGAGCACTCGGCGCTGGCCCAGTGCCTGCGCGGTGGCGCGGCCTCCGAGGTGCGCAAGCTGATCCTCACCGCGAGTGGTGGTCCGTTCCGGGGGCGCAGCCGCGCCGAGCTGAGCGGCGTCACGGTCGACGACGCGCTGGCCCACCCCACCTGGTCGATGGGCCCGGTCGTCACGATCAACTCGGCGACGATGGTGAACAAGGCCCTCGAGGTGATCGAGGCCCACGAGCTGTTCGGCCTGCCCTACGAGAAGCTCGACGTCGTCGTCCACCCGCAGTCGCTCGTCCACTCGATGGTGGAGTTCGTCGACGGGTCGACGCTGGCCCAGGTCAGCCCGCCCGACATGCGGCTCCCGATCGCGCTCGGCCTGGCCTGGCCCGACCGGGTCCCCGAGGCGGCGGCCGCGGTCGACTGGACCAAGGCCGCGAGCTGGACGTTCGAACCCCTGGACGACGACGCGTTCCCGGCCGTGCGGCTGGCCCGCGAGGTGGGGGCCGCGGGCGGGTGCCTGCCGGCGATCTACAACGCTGCCAACGAAGAATGTGTCGCTGCGTTCATCGCGGGTGTGCTCCCGTTCACGGGAATCGTTGACACTGTACGTTCTGTAGTTGAATCGGCCGAAAAGGCCGGAGGTCAACTCTTGGACGAGCCAGGTAGCGTCGAGGACGTTCTCTCGGCCGAGCGTTGGGCGCGGTCGGAAGCTGTGACGGCGGTTTCCGCTGTAGAAGGGTCGAGGTAA
- a CDS encoding SAV_6107 family HEPN domain-containing protein: MPVSVPASALPHRTPRELLALARHGLGEAAVTRSPGPRYATAHLAALRAAAAVLAVRARPLPPGVRRPRSRPTSVWVLLTQVAPEMGEWAAFFATAAVKRAAAEAGLPRAATAREADDLLRDAERFCTLVETMLGLPAQLPAETPRAG; this comes from the coding sequence ATGCCGGTCTCGGTGCCGGCCTCCGCGCTACCGCACCGCACGCCGCGTGAACTGCTCGCGCTGGCCCGCCACGGGCTGGGCGAGGCCGCGGTCACCCGGTCGCCGGGCCCCCGCTACGCCACCGCGCATCTGGCCGCGCTGCGTGCCGCCGCGGCGGTGCTCGCGGTCCGGGCCCGGCCGCTGCCCCCCGGCGTGCGCCGCCCGCGCTCGCGGCCGACGAGCGTGTGGGTGCTGCTCACCCAGGTGGCCCCCGAGATGGGCGAGTGGGCGGCGTTCTTCGCCACCGCGGCGGTGAAGAGAGCGGCGGCGGAGGCCGGTCTGCCCCGGGCGGCCACCGCCCGGGAGGCCGACGATCTGCTCCGCGACGCCGAGCGCTTCTGCACGCTCGTCGAAACCATGCTCGGCCTCCCGGCCCAGCTACCCGCCGAAACTCCCCGCGCGGGTTGA
- a CDS encoding M50 family metallopeptidase — MAYTGGIILFALGILISVALHEAGHMWSARAFGMKVTRFFIGFGPTLFAFRRKETEYGLKAIPAGAFVSIVGMTPLDEVDPADEDKVFWKRPVWKRTIVLSAGSITHFILGVVLLWVTAVFIGLPNPERAAYDANKEPAVLGAVNDCVPATPDSFTCDVAKGDPRSPASAAGLEPGDRITSFNNTSTPTYGELVAMVRKSPAGAVPLTYVRDGQTENTTITVIRRNLDISTTDKPNVQEVGFLGVSPKGSDAPLTVTYGPIDGVGQAADYTGQIFAGTFKAIANFPEKIPKLWDALLGQERDPETPVSVVGASRIGGEVVERGIWPIFFLLLANLNFFIGVFNLFPLLPLDGGHIAIAWFEKVRSWVAAKRGKPDPGRVDYTKLLPITYAVVLIFGGITLLTVATDIINPITLTTR, encoded by the coding sequence ATGGCGTACACGGGTGGAATTATTCTGTTCGCCCTCGGCATTTTGATCTCGGTGGCCCTCCACGAGGCCGGCCACATGTGGAGTGCCCGGGCGTTCGGAATGAAGGTCACGAGGTTCTTCATCGGCTTCGGTCCGACGTTGTTCGCGTTCCGCCGCAAAGAGACCGAGTACGGCCTCAAGGCCATCCCGGCCGGCGCGTTCGTCTCGATCGTGGGGATGACCCCGCTGGACGAGGTCGACCCGGCCGACGAGGACAAGGTCTTCTGGAAGCGGCCGGTCTGGAAGCGGACGATCGTACTGTCGGCCGGATCGATCACGCACTTCATCCTCGGGGTGGTGCTGCTCTGGGTCACCGCCGTGTTCATCGGCCTGCCGAACCCCGAGCGCGCCGCCTACGACGCGAACAAGGAACCGGCCGTCCTCGGCGCGGTGAACGACTGCGTCCCGGCCACCCCCGACTCGTTCACGTGCGACGTCGCCAAGGGTGACCCCCGGTCGCCGGCCTCGGCCGCCGGCCTCGAGCCCGGCGACCGCATCACGTCGTTCAACAACACCAGCACGCCGACGTACGGCGAGCTCGTCGCGATGGTCCGCAAGTCGCCGGCCGGCGCGGTGCCGCTGACCTACGTCCGCGACGGCCAGACCGAGAACACGACGATCACGGTCATCCGCCGCAACCTCGACATCAGCACGACCGACAAGCCGAACGTGCAGGAAGTCGGCTTCCTCGGGGTCTCGCCGAAGGGTTCCGACGCTCCGCTGACCGTCACCTACGGTCCGATCGACGGCGTCGGGCAGGCGGCCGACTACACCGGCCAGATCTTCGCCGGCACGTTCAAGGCGATCGCGAACTTCCCGGAGAAGATCCCGAAGCTCTGGGATGCCCTGCTCGGCCAGGAGCGCGACCCGGAGACCCCGGTCAGCGTGGTCGGGGCCAGCCGGATCGGCGGCGAGGTCGTCGAGCGCGGCATCTGGCCGATCTTCTTCCTGCTGCTGGCCAACCTGAACTTCTTCATCGGTGTGTTCAACCTGTTCCCGCTGCTGCCGCTGGACGGCGGGCACATCGCGATCGCCTGGTTCGAGAAGGTCCGGTCGTGGGTGGCGGCCAAGCGCGGTAAGCCCGACCCGGGCCGGGTCGACTACACCAAGCTGCTGCCGATCACGTATGCCGTCGTGTTGATCTTCGGTGGCATCACGCTGCTGACGGTCGCGACCGACATCATCAACCCGATCACGCTCACCACCCGATAA
- a CDS encoding TetR/AcrR family transcriptional regulator — MVNRRERVRAATVQEIKDVARRQLVGDGPSAVSLRAIAREMGMTAPALYRYFPSFDHLVQSLVTDLSTELCAAVEHARDLASPDDAGARLLAVCRAFRAWSVGHPAEFGLIFGAPTPGYGTPAYNAGPSGLTPTQTSRAAASDSAGSDNEPGAERLDNGGARFGRLFLSAFADVWRERRFPTPDAESLPPRLTEQLAAYRQRLGSTLPLGALAVVFGCWMRLYGLVSLEVFNHMSFALPDPEPFFEGELAEIAARLDITEVEPALH; from the coding sequence ATGGTGAACCGTCGGGAGCGCGTCCGGGCGGCGACGGTCCAGGAAATCAAGGACGTGGCGCGGAGGCAGCTGGTCGGCGACGGGCCATCAGCGGTCTCGCTGCGGGCCATCGCCCGCGAGATGGGGATGACTGCACCGGCGCTGTACCGGTACTTCCCGAGTTTTGACCACTTGGTGCAGTCGCTGGTGACCGATCTGTCGACCGAGTTGTGCGCGGCCGTCGAGCACGCTCGTGACCTGGCGTCTCCGGACGACGCCGGTGCACGGCTGCTGGCCGTGTGCCGGGCCTTCCGGGCCTGGTCGGTGGGTCATCCGGCGGAGTTCGGGCTGATCTTCGGCGCACCCACGCCGGGGTACGGGACGCCGGCGTACAACGCCGGTCCCAGTGGGTTGACGCCCACCCAGACCAGCCGGGCCGCGGCCAGCGACTCCGCGGGGTCGGACAACGAGCCGGGCGCCGAGCGTCTGGACAACGGAGGGGCCCGGTTCGGGCGGCTGTTCCTGTCCGCGTTCGCGGACGTGTGGCGCGAGCGTCGATTCCCGACGCCGGACGCCGAGTCGCTGCCGCCGCGGCTCACCGAGCAGCTCGCCGCGTACCGCCAGCGCCTGGGCAGCACCCTGCCGCTCGGTGCGCTCGCGGTCGTGTTCGGCTGCTGGATGCGCCTCTACGGCCTGGTCAGCCTCGAGGTGTTCAACCACATGAGCTTCGCCCTGCCCGACCCCGAGCCGTTCTTCGAGGGCGAGCTGGCGGAGATCGCCGCCCGGCTGGACATCACCGAGGTCGAGCCGGCGCTGCACTGA
- the ispG gene encoding flavodoxin-dependent (E)-4-hydroxy-3-methylbut-2-enyl-diphosphate synthase: MTAVSLGLPRPPALKLTERRVSRQIMVGSVPVGGDAPVSVQSMTTTPTSDINRTLQQIAELTASGCQIVRVAVPSQDDAEALPAIAKKSPIPVIADIHFQPKYVFAAIDAGCAAVRVNPGNIKQFDDKVKEIARAASDAGVPIRIGVNAGSLDKRLLQKYGRPTPEALVESALWECSLFEEHGFRDIKISVKHNDPVVMINAYRQLARACDYPLHLGVTEAGPAFQGTIKSSVAFGALLAEGIGDTIRVSLSAPPVEEVKVGNQILESLGLRERGLEIVSCPSCGRAQVDVYTLAEEVTAGLEGLPVPLRVAVMGCVVNGPGEAREADLGVASGNGKGQIFVKGQVIKTVPESQIVETLIEEALRLAEEMGAELPEELRGLAPTVEVH; this comes from the coding sequence GTGACCGCCGTCTCGCTCGGCTTGCCCCGTCCCCCCGCTCTCAAGCTCACCGAACGACGCGTGTCCCGGCAGATCATGGTCGGCAGCGTGCCGGTCGGCGGTGACGCCCCGGTCAGCGTCCAGTCGATGACCACCACGCCGACCTCGGACATCAACCGGACGCTGCAGCAGATCGCGGAGCTGACCGCGTCCGGCTGCCAGATCGTCCGGGTGGCCGTCCCCAGCCAGGACGACGCCGAGGCGCTGCCGGCCATCGCGAAGAAGAGCCCGATCCCGGTCATCGCCGACATCCACTTCCAGCCGAAGTACGTCTTCGCGGCGATCGACGCCGGCTGCGCCGCGGTGCGCGTCAACCCGGGCAACATCAAGCAGTTCGACGACAAGGTCAAGGAGATCGCGCGGGCGGCCTCCGACGCCGGGGTGCCGATCCGGATCGGGGTCAACGCCGGCTCGCTCGACAAGCGGCTGCTGCAGAAGTACGGCCGGCCGACGCCCGAGGCGCTCGTCGAGAGCGCGCTGTGGGAGTGCTCGCTGTTCGAGGAGCACGGCTTCCGCGACATCAAGATCTCGGTCAAGCACAACGACCCGGTCGTGATGATCAACGCCTACCGCCAGCTGGCCCGCGCCTGCGACTACCCGCTGCACCTGGGCGTCACCGAGGCCGGCCCGGCGTTCCAGGGCACGATCAAGTCGTCGGTCGCGTTCGGCGCCCTGCTGGCCGAGGGCATCGGCGACACGATCCGGGTGTCGCTGTCGGCCCCGCCGGTCGAAGAGGTGAAGGTCGGCAACCAGATCCTGGAGTCGCTCGGCCTGCGCGAGCGCGGGCTGGAGATCGTCTCCTGCCCGTCCTGCGGCCGCGCTCAGGTCGACGTCTACACGCTGGCCGAGGAAGTCACGGCCGGTCTGGAAGGGCTGCCGGTGCCGCTGCGCGTCGCGGTCATGGGCTGCGTCGTCAACGGCCCCGGCGAGGCCCGCGAGGCCGACCTGGGCGTCGCGTCCGGCAACGGCAAGGGCCAGATCTTCGTCAAGGGCCAGGTCATCAAGACCGTGCCGGAGTCGCAGATCGTCGAGACGCTCATCGAAGAGGCGCTCCGGCTGGCCGAAGAGATGGGCGCCGAGTTGCCCGAGGAACTGCGCGGACTCGCACCTACGGTCGAGGTGCACTGA
- a CDS encoding EAL domain-containing protein, which produces MTQVATPAPRRRSGRKPGPADVRRLLTDSTGPQVHAQPILDLVSGTLSGYEALARFRQFPAATPDDWFAAAHRAGVGAQLEACAVANALDLGATRPPGTVLSVNVSPNVIDSPELRAVLPEDLTGLQFEVTEHELADDGAALIAALDRLRQRGARIAVDDVGAGYAGFQRLVALAPDVLKLDRTLVTGISREPRKGAMVEAIVHFGARTGARVCAEGLETVEDLAAVTDLSVSLGQGWVIGRPAAEFSAVDPVARQAWRESRGPRQLHDLAEVLESLAEVQDLDAAAAVLAGSATLLGCQAIGLAVLERPRRASAPAELRLVTPEGASSDGRSERPGGAGWPWPLHRAPTARQVVDERAVCQVLLTDVDPDTAERAWLAATGTRSMVLFPLVSAGAAVGVLVCGRRHEHRWGRAELRPARTVAAAAGAVIAAVRP; this is translated from the coding sequence GTGACCCAGGTAGCCACTCCGGCCCCCCGGCGCCGGAGTGGCCGGAAGCCGGGACCGGCCGACGTGCGCCGGTTGCTGACCGACAGCACCGGGCCCCAGGTCCATGCGCAACCCATCCTCGACCTGGTGTCGGGAACGCTGAGCGGCTACGAGGCGCTCGCGCGTTTCCGGCAGTTCCCGGCGGCCACCCCGGACGACTGGTTCGCCGCCGCTCACCGGGCCGGCGTCGGCGCCCAGCTGGAGGCCTGCGCCGTCGCCAACGCCCTCGATCTGGGGGCGACGCGTCCACCGGGCACCGTGCTCTCGGTGAACGTGAGCCCGAACGTCATCGACTCCCCCGAACTGCGGGCCGTGCTTCCGGAGGACCTGACCGGTCTGCAGTTCGAGGTCACCGAACACGAGCTCGCCGACGACGGGGCCGCACTGATCGCCGCCCTCGACCGGCTGCGGCAGCGCGGTGCCCGGATCGCGGTGGACGACGTGGGAGCGGGGTACGCCGGCTTCCAGCGCCTGGTCGCGCTCGCGCCGGACGTCCTCAAGCTCGACCGCACGCTGGTGACCGGCATCAGCCGGGAGCCGCGCAAGGGTGCGATGGTCGAGGCGATCGTGCACTTCGGGGCCCGCACCGGGGCCCGGGTGTGCGCGGAGGGGCTGGAGACCGTCGAGGACCTGGCCGCCGTGACCGACCTGTCGGTCTCACTCGGTCAGGGCTGGGTCATCGGCCGTCCGGCCGCGGAGTTCTCCGCGGTCGACCCGGTCGCTCGTCAGGCCTGGCGGGAATCCCGGGGTCCCCGGCAGTTGCATGACCTCGCCGAGGTGCTGGAGAGCCTCGCCGAGGTGCAGGACCTCGACGCGGCGGCCGCCGTGCTCGCCGGTTCGGCCACGCTGCTGGGCTGCCAGGCGATCGGCCTGGCCGTGCTGGAACGTCCACGTCGGGCGTCGGCTCCGGCCGAACTCCGCCTGGTGACGCCGGAGGGGGCGTCGTCGGACGGACGGTCGGAGCGGCCCGGCGGGGCCGGCTGGCCGTGGCCGCTGCACCGGGCGCCCACCGCCCGCCAGGTGGTGGACGAACGGGCGGTGTGCCAGGTGCTGCTGACCGATGTGGACCCGGACACCGCGGAGCGCGCGTGGCTGGCCGCGACCGGAACCCGCTCGATGGTGCTGTTCCCGCTGGTGTCGGCGGGTGCGGCAGTGGGGGTTCTGGTGTGCGGACGCCGCCACGAACACCGCTGGGGCCGGGCCGAGCTCCGTCCGGCCCGGACGGTGGCGGCCGCGGCCGGTGCCGTCATCGCGGCCGTTCGTCCCTAA
- a CDS encoding transaminase, which yields MNTVDRRRLADLTSRERARFAEANPRSASAYANGKHLFGRTPMTWMAKQAGGFPLYLATARGARVTDLDGHTYIDLCLGDTGAMAGHSPAPVVEAIRRRTADEGGLTAMLPTEDAEWVGAELTRRFGLPQWSLSLTATDANRWAIRLARAITGKPKILVNSYCYHGSVDESLIVVGADKEPQVRDGNVGAPVDTRVTSRVAEYNDLEGLETELAHGDVAAVLMEPALTNIGIVLPEPGYLHGVREMTRRYGVLLINDETHTFSAGPGGCTKEWNLEPDVLTIGKAIGGGVPVGAYGLSEEVSARIEARTDLDLIDMGGVGGTLAGNALSVAATRATLEHVLTDEAFETMTELGTHLAEGTRKAIEGMPWSVTQLGARAEYRFADPAPRTGGESHAAGDAELDDYLHVYAANRGILLTPFHNMALVCPDTTRADVDAHLEVLHQAVTELEQNG from the coding sequence GTGAACACCGTTGATCGCCGCCGTCTCGCCGACCTGACCAGCCGCGAAAGAGCCCGGTTCGCCGAAGCGAACCCGCGCTCGGCGTCGGCCTACGCAAACGGAAAGCACCTGTTCGGCCGCACCCCGATGACCTGGATGGCCAAGCAGGCGGGTGGGTTTCCGCTCTATCTCGCGACCGCCCGCGGGGCACGCGTCACCGACCTGGACGGGCACACGTACATCGACCTCTGCCTGGGCGACACCGGCGCGATGGCCGGGCACTCCCCCGCCCCGGTCGTCGAGGCCATCCGACGTCGTACGGCCGACGAGGGCGGTCTCACCGCCATGCTGCCCACCGAGGACGCCGAGTGGGTCGGCGCGGAGCTGACCCGGCGCTTCGGGCTCCCGCAGTGGAGCCTGTCGCTGACCGCCACCGACGCCAACCGGTGGGCGATCCGGCTCGCCCGCGCCATCACCGGCAAGCCGAAGATCCTGGTCAACAGCTACTGCTACCACGGCAGCGTCGACGAGTCGCTGATCGTGGTCGGGGCGGACAAAGAGCCCCAGGTCCGCGACGGCAACGTCGGTGCCCCGGTCGACACCCGGGTCACCAGCCGGGTCGCCGAGTACAACGACCTCGAGGGCCTGGAAACCGAACTCGCCCACGGCGACGTCGCCGCGGTGCTGATGGAGCCCGCGCTCACCAACATCGGCATCGTGCTGCCCGAGCCCGGCTATCTGCACGGAGTCCGCGAGATGACCCGCAGGTACGGCGTGCTCCTGATCAACGACGAGACCCACACGTTCTCGGCCGGCCCCGGCGGCTGCACGAAAGAATGGAACCTCGAGCCCGACGTCCTGACGATCGGCAAAGCGATCGGCGGCGGCGTGCCGGTCGGCGCCTACGGCCTCTCGGAAGAGGTCAGCGCACGCATCGAGGCCCGCACGGACCTCGACCTCATCGACATGGGCGGCGTCGGCGGCACGCTGGCCGGCAACGCGCTCTCGGTCGCGGCCACCAGGGCCACCCTCGAGCACGTCCTCACCGACGAAGCGTTCGAGACGATGACCGAACTCGGCACCCACCTGGCCGAGGGCACCCGGAAAGCCATCGAGGGCATGCCCTGGTCGGTCACCCAGCTCGGCGCCCGCGCCGAGTACCGCTTCGCCGACCCCGCCCCGCGCACCGGCGGCGAATCACACGCGGCCGGCGACGCCGAACTCGACGACTACCTGCACGTCTACGCGGCCAACCGAGGCATCCTGCTCACGCCGTTCCACAACATGGCCCTGGTCTGCCCGGACACCACCCGAGCCGATGTCGACGCCCACCTCGAGGTGCTGCACCAAGCGGTCACGGAGCTAGAACAGAACGGTTGA
- a CDS encoding GNAT family N-acetyltransferase — protein sequence MLTTRPVRVLRDADRTEVEELLDADPVASVFVAARIGTHGISRWRLGAQLWGYTLDGAVEGLCYSGANLVPLTTEPDAVRAFADVAREQGRVCSSIVGPDKAVLPLWDDLVGDWGQPREVRASQPLLATSALPPVAPDPWVRRADMRDFDALLPACIAMYTEEIGVSPVEWDGGVAYRARVAELVRAGRSYLRMENGQVVFKAELGAVSNRVAQVQGVWVHPERRGTGVATAAMAAVVADTLRTVAPIVSLYVNDFNHAARTVYQRCGFTQVGTFSTVLF from the coding sequence GTGCTGACGACCAGGCCGGTCCGGGTCCTGCGGGACGCCGACCGCACCGAGGTCGAAGAGCTGTTGGACGCTGATCCGGTCGCGAGCGTGTTCGTCGCGGCCCGGATCGGCACGCACGGGATCTCGCGCTGGAGGCTCGGAGCCCAGCTCTGGGGCTACACGCTCGACGGTGCCGTCGAGGGCCTGTGCTACTCCGGCGCGAACCTGGTGCCGCTGACCACCGAACCCGACGCGGTACGGGCGTTCGCCGACGTCGCCCGGGAGCAGGGGCGGGTCTGCTCGTCGATCGTCGGGCCCGACAAAGCGGTTCTGCCGCTCTGGGACGACCTGGTGGGCGATTGGGGCCAGCCCCGCGAGGTGCGTGCCTCCCAGCCGCTGCTGGCCACGTCGGCGCTGCCTCCGGTCGCGCCGGACCCGTGGGTGCGGCGCGCGGACATGCGTGACTTCGACGCGCTGCTGCCGGCGTGCATCGCGATGTACACCGAGGAGATCGGCGTCTCGCCGGTCGAGTGGGACGGCGGGGTCGCCTACCGCGCCCGGGTCGCCGAGCTGGTGCGAGCCGGGCGTTCGTATCTGCGGATGGAGAACGGCCAGGTCGTGTTCAAGGCCGAGCTCGGCGCGGTCAGCAACCGGGTCGCGCAGGTACAGGGCGTCTGGGTGCACCCGGAGCGGCGCGGGACGGGCGTGGCCACGGCGGCGATGGCCGCCGTGGTCGCCGACACGCTCCGCACCGTCGCGCCGATCGTCAGCCTCTACGTGAACGACTTCAACCACGCCGCCCGCACCGTTTATCAGCGCTGCGGCTTCACCCAGGTGGGAACGTTCTCAACCGTTCTGTTCTAG